A window of the Streptomyces albireticuli genome harbors these coding sequences:
- a CDS encoding BTAD domain-containing putative transcriptional regulator — protein MTDTASDAPGRAPVAAPGRPRLLFSVLGPVRARRGAELLHTGSPQQRALLAALLLRGGRTATAAELVDALWGEEPPHAALAALRTYASRLRKVFGPDADALVSESGGYAIRVGEGCLDTDRAEHLATDAEKARATGDRPRARDLINEALDLWDGEPLAGLPGPFAETQRTRLEEWRLTLLESRLDLDLEVGAHAEAVSELTALTAAHPLRERLRELLMLALYRSGRQAEALAVYADTRRLLADELGVDPCPELSELQQRILQADTDLAAVPDPSQGHACPFVRPAQLPARVAHFTGRAGLAAGLRAQLTGPRGGAPAVSAIAGIGGVGKTSLAVHVAHAVRHHFPDGQLYADLQGGGPGPAEPDAVLGAFLRAMGTADSAIPGNAEERAALYRSFLADRRVLVVLDNARDAAQVRPLLPGAEGCAALVTSRVRLFDLENVRLVDLDVMDPGEALALFTGIVGAERVGVEREAALDTVAACGFLPLALRIAASRLAARPTWTVAHLARRLADERRRLDELHAGDLAVEATFDLGYHHLEHGQARAFRLLGLPDGPDLSLPAAAALLDLDPDAAEDVLESLVDTSLLESTTPGRYRLHDLLRLYARARAEREEPPAERDAAMSRLLDFYLATAARAYAVDRPGDRLGTHLEPVPVPGLTFPGSRAATDWLLTEVSCLLACVRQQASGDTLRRSVDLLFVVKDLAENGMGRRLYGQVAAAVLTAARDTGDPRAEGRAHTILAYHHGLTARFARAEEHARQAVRLGTVTADPLALCQASNLRGSLATWLKRPEEAERHLATALRGFRADGNLPGEASALSNLSRAHLDMGRPALAAELAGRALARYEAAGPSWRRANALYAYGIALTESGRPEEAVRSLADALAVFQAGRQRWWEGMTAWRLTVAQLAAGDPAAAARHADLALTVLRDLGDDLRSAHVLTLLGRALARIGQEGRARACWRDALAAYERLGAAERSEVRELLAERSSR, from the coding sequence GTGACCGACACCGCATCCGACGCCCCCGGCCGCGCGCCGGTGGCGGCCCCCGGACGACCGCGGCTCCTCTTCTCCGTGCTCGGGCCCGTGCGGGCCCGGCGCGGTGCGGAGCTCCTCCACACCGGTTCGCCCCAGCAGCGCGCGCTCCTGGCCGCGCTGCTGCTGCGCGGCGGCCGCACCGCCACCGCGGCGGAACTCGTGGACGCACTGTGGGGCGAGGAACCACCCCACGCCGCCCTCGCCGCACTGCGCACCTACGCCTCACGACTGCGCAAGGTCTTCGGCCCCGACGCCGACGCCCTCGTCAGCGAATCCGGCGGCTACGCGATACGCGTCGGCGAAGGCTGCCTCGACACCGACCGGGCCGAACACCTCGCCACCGACGCGGAAAAAGCCCGCGCCACCGGCGACCGCCCCCGCGCCCGCGACCTCATCAACGAAGCCCTCGACCTCTGGGACGGCGAACCCCTGGCCGGACTCCCCGGCCCCTTCGCCGAAACCCAGCGCACCCGCCTCGAGGAATGGCGCCTCACCCTCCTCGAATCCCGCCTCGACCTCGATCTGGAGGTCGGCGCCCACGCCGAGGCCGTCTCCGAACTCACCGCCCTCACCGCCGCCCACCCCCTGCGCGAACGCCTCCGCGAACTCCTCATGCTCGCCCTCTACCGCAGCGGCCGCCAAGCCGAAGCCCTCGCCGTCTACGCCGACACCCGCCGCCTCCTCGCCGACGAACTCGGCGTCGACCCCTGCCCCGAACTCTCCGAACTCCAGCAGCGCATCCTCCAGGCGGACACCGACCTGGCTGCCGTACCGGACCCCTCCCAGGGCCACGCCTGCCCCTTCGTACGGCCCGCCCAGCTGCCCGCGCGCGTCGCGCACTTCACCGGCCGCGCCGGCCTGGCGGCCGGGCTCCGGGCGCAGCTGACCGGCCCGCGCGGCGGCGCGCCCGCGGTTTCGGCCATCGCCGGGATCGGCGGCGTCGGCAAGACGAGCCTCGCCGTCCACGTGGCCCACGCCGTCCGGCACCACTTCCCGGACGGCCAGCTCTACGCCGACCTCCAGGGCGGCGGGCCCGGCCCGGCGGAACCCGACGCGGTGCTCGGCGCGTTCCTGCGCGCCATGGGCACGGCCGACTCCGCGATCCCCGGGAACGCGGAGGAGCGCGCGGCGCTCTACCGCTCCTTCCTCGCGGACCGCCGCGTGCTCGTCGTGCTCGACAACGCCCGCGACGCCGCCCAGGTCCGTCCCCTGCTCCCCGGGGCGGAGGGGTGCGCGGCGCTCGTCACCAGCCGGGTCCGCCTGTTCGACCTGGAGAACGTCCGCCTCGTCGACCTCGACGTGATGGACCCCGGCGAGGCGCTCGCCCTCTTCACCGGCATCGTCGGCGCGGAACGGGTGGGTGTGGAGCGCGAGGCGGCCCTGGACACCGTCGCCGCCTGCGGCTTCCTGCCCCTGGCGCTGCGCATCGCCGCCTCCCGGCTGGCGGCCCGCCCCACGTGGACCGTCGCCCACCTCGCCCGGAGACTCGCCGACGAGCGCCGCCGCCTCGACGAACTCCACGCCGGCGACCTGGCCGTGGAGGCCACCTTCGACCTGGGCTACCACCACCTCGAACACGGGCAGGCCCGCGCCTTCCGGCTCCTGGGCCTGCCGGACGGGCCCGACCTCTCCCTCCCCGCCGCGGCCGCCCTCCTGGACCTGGACCCCGACGCGGCCGAGGACGTCCTGGAGTCGCTCGTCGACACCTCGCTGCTGGAATCCACCACCCCGGGCCGCTACCGCCTCCACGACCTCCTGCGCCTCTACGCGCGCGCCCGCGCCGAACGGGAGGAGCCGCCCGCCGAGCGCGACGCCGCCATGTCCCGGCTCCTCGACTTCTACCTGGCCACGGCCGCGCGGGCCTACGCCGTGGACCGGCCGGGCGACCGGCTCGGCACCCACCTGGAACCGGTCCCGGTGCCCGGCCTCACCTTCCCCGGCAGCCGTGCGGCGACCGACTGGCTCCTCACCGAGGTCTCCTGCCTCCTGGCCTGTGTCCGGCAGCAGGCGTCCGGCGACACCCTGCGGCGCTCCGTCGACCTGCTGTTCGTGGTGAAGGACCTGGCCGAGAACGGCATGGGGCGCAGGCTGTACGGGCAAGTGGCCGCCGCCGTCCTGACCGCCGCCCGGGACACCGGCGACCCGCGGGCCGAGGGCCGCGCGCACACGATCCTGGCCTACCACCACGGCCTGACCGCGCGGTTCGCCCGGGCCGAGGAGCACGCCCGGCAGGCCGTGCGCCTGGGGACCGTCACCGCGGACCCGCTGGCCCTCTGCCAGGCGTCGAACCTCCGTGGCTCCCTCGCCACATGGCTGAAGCGCCCCGAGGAGGCGGAGCGGCACCTCGCGACGGCGCTGAGGGGGTTCCGCGCCGACGGGAACCTCCCGGGCGAGGCCAGCGCCCTCAGCAACCTCTCCCGCGCGCACCTGGACATGGGCCGCCCGGCCCTCGCGGCGGAGCTCGCCGGGCGGGCGCTCGCCCGCTACGAGGCCGCGGGACCGTCCTGGCGGCGGGCCAACGCCCTCTACGCCTACGGCATCGCCCTGACCGAGAGCGGCCGCCCGGAGGAGGCCGTGCGGAGTCTCGCCGACGCGCTCGCGGTCTTCCAGGCGGGCCGGCAGCGCTGGTGGGAGGGGATGACGGCCTGGCGCCTCACCGTCGCGCAGCTCGCGGCCGGCGACCCGGCCGCGGCGGCCCGCCACGCCGACCTCGCCCTGACCGTCCTCCGCGACCTGGGCGACGACCTGCGGAGCGCCCACGTCCTGACGCTGCTGGGCCGCGCGCTCGCGCGGATCGGGCAGGAGGGGCGGGCACGGGCGTGCTGGCGGGACGCGCTCGCCGCGTACGAGCGGCTGGGCGCGGCGGAACGGTCGGAGGTCCGGGAGCTGCTGGCGGAGCGGTCCTCGCGATGA